TGTATTTTGTCGCGTATTTCTGAGCCGATTGCTTATAAGCTGGTTATTGGAAGTTTCCTAGGCAATCCATTTGGACCTATAGTCATTGCTCTTCCTAgcttttttccctttcttttttttttgacttcTGCTCCTATCTGTGATATCAATTACCCCCAGTTTGGTTTGCAAGTTTATGACAAAGGATATCAGAACGGGCGATTTAGTGTTATGCAAAGTTGGCTCGTTTCCTCCTTGGCCGGCTGTAGTATTTCCACAACGACTGCTCCGAGACGATGTATataggaaaagaaagtctAATTGCGTTGctgtttgttttttcaacgaCCCGACTTATTATTGGGAACAACCAAGCAGATTAAAGCGGCTGGATCGAGATACTATTCATACTTTTATATCAGAGCACAGTAAGAATGCAAACCAAAGAGAACTGATTAATGCTTACAAGGAAGCAAATAACTTCGGTGATTTCAACGTATTTTTGCAgggaaaatttgaagaagaaaagagatTAAAGGAGTTGAAAGCGTTTGAGAAGAGTGAGGGCTCTAAGATTGTTGCCGGGGAGGACCCCTTTATAGGTCGAACAAAAGTGGtgaataaaagaaaaaaggccTCCATATCTTTCAATGATGATTTAAAAGGCAAGGAAGAGAAGCAGCAGTCAAACGAGGGAAGCAATTCGAACATCAAGCCatccaaaaagaagagaccTATGGATAATATGGAAGTCAAATTAAACACCAacatcaagaagaaagttaAATTAGATTATTCCAGAAAGATAGAAATCTCACTATTATTTCGACGCAGGATTCAAAGAAACCTAATTCAGAGAGAAACACCTCCAACTGAAGCCGATGTTAAGGAAACTTATGAATTGCTAAATAGAATTTATGAAAACTCAGATACCAAGAGACCCTTCTTTGATGTAAATGCTTTGCGCGAAAGTAAATTACACAAACTACTGAAGGCGATTGTTAATGATGCTCATTTAGAGGAATTTCACCCTCTttgtaaagaaattttattgTCCTGGGCTGAAATAATCACagagttgaaaaaagaaaagttgcAGGTATTGCCAACTCCTTGATAAAGATCAATAATGCGCTCTAATAGATCAAAGTTTGAAAAGCCAATTCCATTTCATTTCATATAGACAGTCCCCACTGTTCAAGTTTTTACTTCCCACTCAATGGTACATAAATCAACAAtccattcaaaaattgtattAGTAAGTCATACGTAATTGTCACAGGGAAATATCAAGGGCCTCTTATAACCTACTACAAATGTTAGCGAAGAGCACGACTGAAACAAGAGTCTGAAGGCGCACGAGTAAATTTCAGTACAGTTAACGTCAACACGCACAGACACGCACTCCTAGATACTTAcgtatatatgtaaataaaTGTCTAGAAATTCTAAAATTGATATTCCTCTTTAAAGTAAAGTACGAAGTTCAAGTGCGAAATTAGGGCCGTCTGCGTTGGGCTGAAAAAGGTTTAATTGGTACGGTTGAAAAGTATGTTACCTAGAGAAAATGATACCTTTGAGAAGTAGACCTCCGTGACGCTTAGACATGAAACTTAAAGAGCAAATACCGAAGGATCTGTTACACTTGATAAAACGTTCCAAGTACGTTCATGTAGCGACATGCTCATCGAATTTTATACCATCGGTTTCACTAATGCATTACATATTCGTTTCGGCATCAGAAATCTTCGATAAACAGAAGGGCAGTATAGACACAGATCATA
This genomic window from Saccharomyces kudriavzevii IFO 1802 strain IFO1802 genome assembly, chromosome: 12 contains:
- the PDP3 gene encoding Pdp3p (similar to Saccharomyces cerevisiae YLR455W; ancestral locus Anc_7.528), which produces MTKDIRTGDLVLCKVGSFPPWPAVVFPQRLLRDDVYRKRKSNCVAVCFFNDPTYYWEQPSRLKRLDRDTIHTFISEHSKNANQRELINAYKEANNFGDFNVFLQGKFEEEKRLKELKAFEKSEGSKIVAGEDPFIGRTKVVNKRKKASISFNDDLKGKEEKQQSNEGSNSNIKPSKKKRPMDNMEVKLNTNIKKKVKLDYSRKIEISLLFRRRIQRNLIQRETPPTEADVKETYELLNRIYENSDTKRPFFDVNALRESKLHKLLKAIVNDAHLEEFHPLCKEILLSWAEIITELKKEKLQVLPTP